The nucleotide sequence AGGTGTCGAGGGATTCTTTCTCTTTAATCGCGATTGACAATACGATTCCCCCCCTGTGTTTTCTTAAAGGGGCTATCGGACAACCTAATCCGACTGTGACCGCGATCATAGGCCCGGGCCGCCACTGGCGATACGATGAAATTAGAAGCCGGTGAAAGAGGCGAGCGGACGATGGTTGCGGAGATTCGCACGGCGCTCGTGGCCGTGCATATTGTTTTGGCCATTGTGTGGGTGGGCGGAGTCCTTTTCATCGGGTGGGGCGTCTATCCGGCAATGAAACACCTGCCTGTTGGCCGTCGGCGGGAGGTCTTTCGGGCTTTAATGGCATGGGTACACGGGCCCTTTACCGCAGCGGGCACAGGAGTCATCCTCACCGGTGTCCTTCTCGGCACCGCCCTGGGGCCGATCCGCGGGTGGTCCGACCTGGGAACCGCGTACGGGCGCATTTGGCTGACCGCACTGATCATCGCCGTAGTCACTGTGGTGTGGGGGTCGACCGTCGGGTACCGCCTGTCGATGGGGATTTTCCGGGACGACAGCTTGTGGAGCCAAGCAGAACAAGGGGACGATAGGCCCCTGAAGCGTGCCATGGGCCGAATTGCGGCGGTGGAGTCGGCAGAGGTGGCAGGCTTCGCCGCCCTGATCGTCTGCATGGTGCTTCTCGGCTGATCGGGACCCGGGTAGGGGAGTTACCTGTCGCCCCACGTACGAGAACTCCTGCCCCCCGCACCCTACTCCTGGCAGAATGCGGATCGAGGTGACATCCGAGTGAGTCGATCCCTTGCTAAAATCGATACGAGTCGGCCGTCGGCCAATTTGACCTACCGATCCTCGTGGCTGCAATTGAGCCGGCCCATGACCTGGACGGGAACGATTGCCCCGGTGTTGGTGGGCAGCAGCCTTGCGGCAGGCCGCGGGCCCGTATATCCCGCGCCCTTTTTGGCCATGCTCCTCGCCGCCCTGCTCGTTCAGGGAGCCACCAACATGCTCAACGATTATTTTGACGTCCTGCACGGCCAAGACCGGGAAAAATGGGCCGCCCCCGGCGATCCCGGACACGGCCGGGGTCCCGCTCATCGCACCATTCCCACCGTGGCCGGCGCCATGTTTGGCCTCGCCGTCCTGCTCGGGGCTTGGCTGGCCGTACAAACCGGCTGGTGGGTCGCCCTGGCCGGCACCCTCGGCATCGTTGTGGGATATTTTTATTCCGCCGGTCCCCGCCCTTTGTCCTCCCTGGGCTTGGGCGAGCCGGCGGCCGCCGTGTTCATGGGCCCGGTCACCACCGCTTTGGCCTTTGCGGTGCAAGGGCACCGTCCCGATGGGGCCGTTTTGGCCATCTCCCTGCCCTCGGCCCTGCTCATCGCATCGATGATTCTGTCCAACAACATTCGAGACATCGCCAAAGATCAGGGTTTTCGCCGCACCACGGCCATCGCCCTGGGACGGCCGAGGGCCCTGTACCTGCTCACTGCCCTGCTCGCCGGGTCTTACCTGTGGCTTGGGGCAATGGTGGCCGGCCGGCTGATCCCGTGGACGGCCTCCTGGGCGTTTCTCGCCCTTCCCCTGGCCGTCCGGCTGCGCCACTCTCTGCGGGCCGGAGCCCCGCGGTCCGAGGAGATGGCGGGGATGAAATGGGCGGCCTTTCACTACTGGGCTTTCGGGCTTCTCTTCGCCGCCGGGCTCTGGCTCGGTCGCTGAGGAGCCCGGCCCCTCGATCAAAGGATCGGCACACCAGCGCCTAAAAAGTCAAGCGGGCGACGTTTCCGTTCGCCCGCTTCATTTGGCCGTTTTGACCTGCCAGTCATTCAGTTTTTTCCACACGTCCTCCAGATCCACCCGGTCCCCGAGGGTCATGCGCTCCCGGCGATTCAGATACTCCTTGTCTTTTTCGATCATCCGGAAAATCTCCACGGTGGTCAGCGCGTCGTCCAGGGCTCGGTGGTGACGGCCGACCCCCGTTCGCCCGTACTCCTCAATCGCCTTCCAGAGGCCCGTCTGCTGGCGATTCCCGAAAAACCGTTTATATTCTAAGGACAGATCCCGCTCCCGGCGATCGAAAGGAAAGGGAAGCCCGGCATGGCCGCAGTTCTCCCGCAACACCTGAAGATCGGCGTTTCCCCAAGTGACCGGCGTGGTCGGACACAACTCGACATAAGTCTGCAGAGTCTCCACCAGTTCACGGAAGGAGATCCCCGCGTCCACATCTTCCTGGCGAATCTGTAAAAAGTTCTTGCACCTCTCGGTCAAGGTGGGAAATCGCATGGGGCGCACGAAAGTGGACAATCGGTCAAAGATCTCGCCGTCGATCACCGAGACCAGACCCAGCTCGATGATCTCCGGCCGAAACTGTTCGGGCGTCGATCGATCTTCCGGCATGGTGAACTCAAAATCCAGAAAGAGCAACTGTTCACTCAATCCTGTTCCCCCCGCTCCGTCACATCCCCTCGACACCAGTCTACCACAGCCGGAAGAGATCGGGTGGATCCGGGCCGACCAACGCGGCGCAAAGAGTATGCGCGCTCCCTTGCCGGTCCGTCCATCCCGCCGAACCCCCGAGCCACCCAACTCCTCCTTCCGGCCTTGGTATCGAACGGTCGGTTGGTCACTCCAATCCTCTTGCGCTCCCCAGCCCCCCAGAGCGAGGGAACGCGCCTTTTCCCTTTCGCACCTGGGCCTACCGCCCCCTAATCTCCTGCTTCGCGATGGACATGCGGTGCACCTCGTCGGGACCGTCGGCGATGCGCAGCGTCCGGATGTTCGCCCACATCCGCGCCAAGGGCGTATCGCTGGTCATCCCCGCCCCTCCGAACGCCTGAATCGCCCGATCAATCACCCGCGACCATCCCTCCCGTCTTGGCGCGGGGTCCCTTACCACACGCCCAGTCCTCACCTCACTCCCAGTCTAAAGTGAAAATACAGAACCGGCAACCGGTTCTATGGATGCTGACGATCAGGACCTCACCGGCAAATTGCGCCGTTTTCGAACCACCTGCGCCCTTTTGACATCGTACAGCCCCAAAGGCGTCAGGCGAAGCCCCGGGAGAAAATCACAGGTCAAAAAGAGAAGGGAATACAAAATATCGTGAAAGGGAAATCCCCGCTTTTGGACCGCCGCCAGAAGCCGGTCGTGGTCCCGCACCACCCGGGCAAAGGGCCGGTCGGACATGATTCCGTACAGGGGCAAAGGAATATCCAGCTTGACTTCCCCGTCTTCGGCCAGGGCGATCCCGCCCCCCATCTGCCGCACCCGCTCCGCCGCAACAGCCATGGCCCCGGAATCCCTGCCGATGACGAGAAGCTCGGTGGTGGTGTTGTAGGTGGAGGCGAGCCCCCCGATCCGGCCGCCGAACCCCCGGATCACCCCTTTGGCCACCCAGGTCCCATCCCGGGCCACCAAAGCTGCATAGGCCAGATCCGGTCGATCGCCGATCGCCACGTATTCGCCGTCTGTCGACAGCGCGGCATCCGTGCGCCGGGTGATGACATTACTGATAAATTCGATCACCGGCACCTTTTCCCCGTCTTTCGCCTCCAATCGATACAAATTAGGATCCGCCAGTAGCTCCGGCGCGACGGACAGTGGTTTCATCGAGGGGTAGAGGTCCCAGGCAATATCTGGAATCGGAGCGATCAGCCGGCCATCCCGGGCGACCTCCCGCCCTGCCCGCACCACCCGAGCTGGACGGAAATTTTCAAGATCGGGGAGAATTAGTACATCCGCCCGGCGCCCGGGTGCAATCCCGCCGATGTCATCATCGAGCTTCAGGTACTGGGCCGCGTTGAGGGTCACCATCTGCAGGGCGGTGACGGGTGGCACGCCCATCCGCACGGCCTGGCGAAGAAGCCCGTCCAGAAACCCGTTCTCTTCAATAAAAGACGGATTCGGCCCGTCTGTAGTCATTAGGAGCCGCTGGGTGCTGATCTGCCCTTCTACCACCGGTTCGATCAACTCTTGCAGATCCGGGCGCAGTGAACTGTTGCGCAGCACCGTCCACAGCCCCAAGCGCAATCGGTCCAGCATCTCCCGGGCGGTGATGGCCTCGTGACAGGCACTCAGCCCGCCGGCCGACAAGACGTTTAATTTTTCAAAGGAACAGCCGGCGGTGTGACCATCCGATACCTTCCCCAATTCTTTTGCAAATTCGATCGTGCCCACGATCAAAGGATCGCCCTGGTACAACATGGGCCAGCGGGTCAGCTCCGCCGTTCCGATCACATCTTCGTGTTCGAGCAATTTCCGAACAAAGGCGGGGTTAAACCACTCCCCTTCTTCCGGATACCCCGCCTGGGCAACCATCCGGGCCAGCCACAGTTGATTGATGGGCAGATCCCGCAGCGCCTCGATCAGCTCCACGGTCCCCTTGTAGCCCAGATGAAGGTAGAAAAACAGGGTATCGTGAACCACAGTGGTCGTCCCCAGAGGCACGATCCGCTCTGCCAGGCTCACGGGGTTGTACAAAATCCAGGGGTGCGAGTGGGTCTCGATATACCCCGGAACCACAAACATCCCCGCCGCATCCACCACCTGGGTCTCGTCCCCTACGGCGACCTTCCGGGGCCCGACATAAGCGATGCGATCTTTGTAGATCGCGACGTGGTGGGGCAACAACTCCCCGGAATAGACGTTGACCACCGTACCACCCCGAATGAAGAGATCGGCCGGCCGATCCCCCCGGGCCACCTCAATCAACTCTCGTCGATCGGCTTCAAACTTTTGGATCCGCACCCCGTCGCCTCCATTTCTTCCGTGGTGGTTGGAAAACCACCATCTTTGCCATACTCTTATAGTAGACTGGTTATGTCCCCGGACTCAAGAAAGGAGCGAGGGCTCTTGCACCTGGGCGTCCAATACTGGATCTCCCACTATGGGTACATCGGTGTTTTTTTTATTTTGCTGATCGAAAATCTAGGGGTGCCGTTTCCCGCAGAAACCACGCTGGTGCTGTCGGGCATCGAGTGGACCAAGGGGGCCTTTGCATTCCTGCCTCTCTTGGTTGCGGCCTCCCTGGGCAATATCTTCGGCTCCACCGCCGCCTACGGAATCGGGTATTTTTTAGGGCGTCCCATCGTCATGCGAATCGCGCGATTCGTAGGTATCAAGGAGCAAAAATGGGCGAAGGCCGAGGGGACCTTCGCCAAATATCGGGGCTTTGTGGTGCTGTTTGGGAAGTTCATCGCCGGAATTCGCGTTCTGGTGCCTTATCTCGCGGGAATTGAACGCATGCCCTTTTTGACCTTCAGCCTCTTCAACGCAATCTCGGCCTTGGTGTGGGTGGTCGCCTTCACGACCCTCGGCCGCTTCGCCGGGGTAGCGTGGTCCCACTACCACCGGGTGATGCACCAGTACCTGGTGCCCGGTCTTATCGCCCTGGCCGTCCTTGTTGCCTTGTA is from Kyrpidia tusciae DSM 2912 and encodes:
- a CDS encoding prenyltransferase, with translation MSRSLAKIDTSRPSANLTYRSSWLQLSRPMTWTGTIAPVLVGSSLAAGRGPVYPAPFLAMLLAALLVQGATNMLNDYFDVLHGQDREKWAAPGDPGHGRGPAHRTIPTVAGAMFGLAVLLGAWLAVQTGWWVALAGTLGIVVGYFYSAGPRPLSSLGLGEPAAAVFMGPVTTALAFAVQGHRPDGAVLAISLPSALLIASMILSNNIRDIAKDQGFRRTTAIALGRPRALYLLTALLAGSYLWLGAMVAGRLIPWTASWAFLALPLAVRLRHSLRAGAPRSEEMAGMKWAAFHYWAFGLLFAAGLWLGR
- the kapD gene encoding 3'-5' exonuclease KapD; amino-acid sequence: MSEQLLFLDFEFTMPEDRSTPEQFRPEIIELGLVSVIDGEIFDRLSTFVRPMRFPTLTERCKNFLQIRQEDVDAGISFRELVETLQTYVELCPTTPVTWGNADLQVLRENCGHAGLPFPFDRRERDLSLEYKRFFGNRQQTGLWKAIEEYGRTGVGRHHRALDDALTTVEIFRMIEKDKEYLNRRERMTLGDRVDLEDVWKKLNDWQVKTAK
- a CDS encoding adenine deaminase C-terminal domain-containing protein translates to MRIQKFEADRRELIEVARGDRPADLFIRGGTVVNVYSGELLPHHVAIYKDRIAYVGPRKVAVGDETQVVDAAGMFVVPGYIETHSHPWILYNPVSLAERIVPLGTTTVVHDTLFFYLHLGYKGTVELIEALRDLPINQLWLARMVAQAGYPEEGEWFNPAFVRKLLEHEDVIGTAELTRWPMLYQGDPLIVGTIEFAKELGKVSDGHTAGCSFEKLNVLSAGGLSACHEAITAREMLDRLRLGLWTVLRNSSLRPDLQELIEPVVEGQISTQRLLMTTDGPNPSFIEENGFLDGLLRQAVRMGVPPVTALQMVTLNAAQYLKLDDDIGGIAPGRRADVLILPDLENFRPARVVRAGREVARDGRLIAPIPDIAWDLYPSMKPLSVAPELLADPNLYRLEAKDGEKVPVIEFISNVITRRTDAALSTDGEYVAIGDRPDLAYAALVARDGTWVAKGVIRGFGGRIGGLASTYNTTTELLVIGRDSGAMAVAAERVRQMGGGIALAEDGEVKLDIPLPLYGIMSDRPFARVVRDHDRLLAAVQKRGFPFHDILYSLLFLTCDFLPGLRLTPLGLYDVKRAQVVRKRRNLPVRS
- a CDS encoding DedA family protein, producing the protein MHLGVQYWISHYGYIGVFFILLIENLGVPFPAETTLVLSGIEWTKGAFAFLPLLVAASLGNIFGSTAAYGIGYFLGRPIVMRIARFVGIKEQKWAKAEGTFAKYRGFVVLFGKFIAGIRVLVPYLAGIERMPFLTFSLFNAISALVWVVAFTTLGRFAGVAWSHYHRVMHQYLVPGLIALAVLVALYVALKRRYRQA